The Drosophila biarmipes strain raj3 chromosome X, RU_DBia_V1.1, whole genome shotgun sequence genome includes the window AGGCTCGGGTTTCTCTGTGGAAAATCGAGGGAAATACAATTGGTTAGCGGGGGAAAAATGgattttttctgtttctttGAGTTTctattcaataattttaaagaaaattaggCTTTTAGGCATAGATGCAGAGAGCTTGTCCTGGGGAAAGACTACAAAATAAAGGCAGAGATCACGACACATACTTTTCTCACCTggaccgccgccgccgccagcgACCATGCGCTGGTAGTGCAGCGGGATCTCCGGCGGACTCACATAGGAGCCGAACGGAGGAACCCGCGGCGTCTGCACCGGAATGGccaccttcttcttcttctgcttCTTGGCGGCCACCGGCTTCTTGCTGGCCTTGTAGTAGGCGTTCTGCTGGCGCACCCGTCGCTCCGTGGAACTGGCGCAGCTGTCGGACTCGGTGCAATCTGCGGGCGAAACAAGGGTTCGGGATGAGAAGAGCGTTCCCCGGGGTGCGGGGGCTTAAGCGGTGGCGCTGGGTGAGGGGTGGTGGTGCGGGGGACACAGAGAACAATGCTTTTCGGTCGAGATTCAATGATTTCTTCTCCTACTCCAAGGAACTTGATCTTAACACGGCATTTCAAATGGTTTACCAACATATTAAGGTTTTTGGACCACTTACGAGACAATAAACATTAATAAAGTGAATTGATTTACATTATATCACATCAATGAGTTCTTTTTTTAAGGAACTTTGAAGTTTCGGTTTATGACTTTACCTACACCTGGCACTTTTAGAGATCTCTATAGTTCTAGAGAGTTCATTTAAATACTCATTCAAAGTTCGTCACAGGACAACCGCAAAAAACAGGTGTTTCATGGTAATATTTCATACATAGATTTCGATCTGTTAACATCAAGTTCGGGGGTCGTTCTTGTTATCTGTGCGGGTGAgtgattcggattcggattcgggtGAGTTAGTGGGCGAGAGGGGGTTAGTCCTAGCGAACTCCTGGCGAAGATGTCCTCGCACCGGCCCAGCGGCCTCAGTACCTTCGTTCTCGTAGATCTGCTCGTACTCGGCCAGCTCCTCGGAGTCCTCGTCCTCGCCGTCCAGCTGGGCATGGTCGTAGCGCTTGCCGTCCTTGTCGCAGGGCTCCAGGTAGGAGTCGGCcatgctgccgctgccgccggtgcccaggcccaggcccagcCCGGTGCTGCCCGACCCGGAGCCGgagcccgagcccgagccGGAGCCGGTGAAGTTCATCTTGGCCACCGCGTCGCTGACCAGCTGGAAGTTCTTCATGTTGAGCTTGCCCGGCTGCTGGGTGGGCAGCGTGAAGGTGGAGGAGCTCATGGCCGGGCAGTTGCGGCTGGGCGCCTCGCCCACCTTCAGCGTCTGGCTGGGTCCCTTCGGGCGGATCTTGTTCAGGTTGGAGTCGATGTGCCGGCGGCCGGTGGTGTAGGCGTGGGTCGAGCCGCTGAAGTTGTTCCAAATCGAGTTCTTGTTCATGTTCCGCCGCCCGTCGCTCTTGTCCTCCAGCCACTCTGAAGACGGTCGGCAGCAGGCGGAAGGCAGAGAGTTGGGAGAGAAGCAGAGATTCACAATTAGCCCAatcggaggagcaggaggaggtgCCCCACGGGGGACTTCTCAAACTATAACTGCCATGGCTGAGGGTGTGCATCGGTCTGGGCACAACTTCTTGGCGATCCGAACTAAGGCTTCGTATAGAACGAGCGGTTCGAAGATTAAATGTGAGTTCTGCTTAGTTGCGTCATGTTTATGAGTTCTTATCTGCTGGTACATAAGCGGCTATCCAACCTACGCTTAGTTATTTACTGCACATGAGCAATGCGAGTAGTACATGCTTATTGCTAAGTCATAATAAGTCTGCTTTTAAGTGAGCTATTCAAAATTTGAgctttataaaacattttaaaacaatgtTTCTAGTAAAAAACAATGAATAAGGTAATTTTTCCCAAGataaaaatatgttgtttAACAGTTAAAGGAAGTTAAacaatttacaaatatttctgACAACActtcttttttcaaaaaaaaaattttttactgctataaaagtaaactttataaaatttgagataaacaaaagatttaaaaaatgtgtctAGTGAATAGAAAAAACGATTTTTGGatgaaataagaaataaagcATTAAGTACACTCTCTGACAACTTTCCTCgcttttaaatgtaattattttgtAGTATTTCTGATGACCCTCCTTTTCGAAAGGACATTTTTAACAGACACCATTTTCCTAATTTTGTTCTATACTATAAGAAGATGTGCCCTTTGACCAACGCACACCACAGCCAGGCGATAAAGAGGGAGGAGATGCAGGGGCAAGCAGCAACATAAGCTCGGGGATTCGTGCCGGGATTTGACTTCGGTTCAGGCGGTGCTTCGGTTGCAGGGTCCAACAGAAAAGGTCTAAAGCTAGTGTCTACAACTTAGGTGGATCGTGAGAGTTGAGATTAACCTGCATCGTGGGTGGCTAGTGAATCCTTGGACCCGCTGACATCCGCTGCGTGTCGGGAAACGAGACAAACGAGAGCAAACACACGGATTCGTCAGATTCAGATGGAACAGAGGCGAACTCCGACGAGGGATTCCACGGAAAAGAACAGAGAGAGCAAAGCAAAAGGAGAACTTGGGGAACAGCAAACGAACGAAAGAACATCTGTACAATCGATTCCCCTTGAGGTTGGGCTTTGGATTGGCTCTTGGTTTTGGTTTGGCTGGGGTCGTGGGGCGGGACCATGGATACATggagtatatacatatacagcGTTACTGGCAGACAGTACGGGCGCACGGAACTGAAGAATTCACGGAAAGTAAGAACAAACGCAGCTTAAGGTAAATAAAACGAGAACGGGAGGGGCAGGAAGAAACATTCGGGTGGGGAGCGGCTTTGATTGACTGGTTCAGGTTGTGGGGCTGGATCTGGTGCGATATCCTTGCAGGGAGCCTTCAGTTTGTTCCGAAAAAGATCCTAAAACTTAAAAAGTTCCTAACGCCTAAGTGGAAATACACTTCAAACTGATTTTGGTATTAATCtagtattatttttggaaTGTGTTCCCAAGTTACTACTTTTGGTTTgggataattttataaatatatattacagAATAAAAcgattcaaaaaataatatatatttacaccTATGAAAATTCACTtgcacttaaaataaaaacccaaaCATACTACCCGCTCCATATGGAATTTCAATATACTACAGCATATGTACAGAGTTTTTAAGCAAACTTTCGGAACAATTCAGGAACTGTGAGGATATCGCCAGCCTACCCCAAACTGAAGAACCGAGGGCGGGAGAGAAGGATTTCGAGAAAGGAGTGAGGGGCGGTGAAGTTGGTGGTTCGTTGGTGTTTTTCGAGTGATCACAACAAAGAAACCaagtaaacaaataatatcTCTAAAGGAGTGGGATGATAACGAGATAGAGATAGAGAGACAGATAGAGATAAGAGATATAAACGAGAATGTAGGagaaatatattcaaataGTTAGATTACATGTTATTTCTTCCAAACTTGATTCTGAAGCCGAAACGAACTGACTCTTATATGTGCATGTAATGAGCTGATGATCTGGAGGGGCTGGCTCTGGAGGAGTTGTTGGAGGAGGGAATATCTGGAATCCTTATAtattttcgtttgtttttgaTTGAGTATTTTGTTTGGTTGAGAGCaaataatttgatttgcaATAGGCAAaacgacaacaacaaataCACACACAGAGATAAATCGATAAAAAATGGTTAAGGTTAATCGTTAATAATAATCATTATATAGAGTATATATAGATATGGCGCATATTAGATATGGTATGGCATGGCATGGTAATGGCACGAGCTCGCTCCCCACGAGTGGGCAACGAGGTGGGCGAATGAATCAATGGATGGTCTGGGCGATGAGATGGATTTGAATATTCATACATGGATAGATATATCGTATATGGGTatgaattatatatatagttcaTTGGCTATGGAGCACGAATTCTGAATGAGTttggtttctgtttgttttgttttgggctTGGTTTAGCTTTCAGGTGGGGCTTTGGCTTGGTCGTTCTAGGATCAGTGGCCAGCATGGAACTTACTTTGGTGCAGGTGCTTGGGCTTTTCGTTGTCATCGTAGATTTCATCTAGTGATATATCTCTTTCTTCTGCAAGTGGAAGGTACAGCGGTGAGAGGGGTCCTGCTTATGGACTGGACTGTGTGGCCTACCATTTAATGAGTTGAGAGATCGGGTAGGAGCCATTTCGTAGTTCTCGCTGCCGGAACCGTCGGTCCCCAGCGTGTTGGACAGCATGTAGCTCTCGTGGCGCGGCGGCGGGCGTGGCATCTGGTTAACCGAGTTCTCCAGCGTGCCCTCGCCCGAATCCAAAGTAATTGACTCCTCCACGTGCAGGTTCTCCACCTCGTACTTGTTGTCCCAGGCCGTCTTCAGGAATGGATTATAGAACGCAACTGTGGACAGACACAGAAAGTCGTGTTAGGCCGGCTCAGGCTCAGCACCTCCAGTTCGAGTCGCACTTACACTTGACGTACTGATCCGCCGAGAAGGTCATAAAGCTGCCCTTGAAGCGATCGGCCACCGCATTGCCCTCGGTGATCAGAAACTGGCAGATGTCGCTGTTGAAGAAGGCATTTACGCCCCCGCTCTCGGTCACCGCGATGATCTGCAATGGAATGTTGGCATTCTGGGCCGCCAGGATGCTAAGAATATACAGAAACATTagcaaaacatttttaggGAGAATGAACTGGCATCACCCACCTAAGATTGGCCAACGAAGAGCGACGCTTGGCGGAGTAAAAGTAAATGTAGCCATGGATTAGCTCATCGCGGTACTGGCTGGTGCCGTGATACGAAGACAGGATGAACTCCACCCGCCGCTTGGCGTCGCCAATGAAGACGTCCACGATGACAGAGTGCTCGCTGGCCTTGACCAGCGTCGATTCCGCCACCAGCGGCTGCACAATGTTCTCGATGTCGTACTGGTCGCCACAGAAGATGCAGCACAGGATGCGCAGGTCCGTGTGGTTGGAGGGATATGGCTCGTAGCTCTTCATCTCGGTCAGCTTCAGCGACAGGATGACGATGTTGAGTATGTCGTACACGTACTTCTGGTGGTTCTGCGTGTGGTCGATGAAGTCGCAGTGCAGCATCTCCGACAGGCGCATGCCCTCGTTGCGCAAGTACTCCACCTCGTTCTCCTTGAGGTCCTGCGGCTGGTAGACCAGCACAATGGGCAGGTTCTCGAACTTGTCCTCCAGCTCCAGGTTGCAGAGCAGCGTGCGCTCCAAGTTGTCCTTGAGCGTCTCGAAGGACTGCTGGTTGGAGTACACGCAAATCAGACCTGGAACAGAAGACGTTCAGGAATTAGTGTGGAGAACGCAAAGGAAATGGCAATGCAAGGGTtagaatatattatatatttcccTTAGATTTCCTAATTGTAAACGATTAGCGAGCCAAGTTAATAGTTGGGATATCATGACTTTCAAAACTAAAGATGACCGATCAGCTTAAAATATTCTTGTCATAGCCCGGCTTGTACGCTTTATTTCCCTTCAGCTAAATCAATCTTCGATCTCAAATGAGAAATGCATAATCGAAAGGCTGTGAGTAAGCAAAGTGATATCATTTGTCGGCAATAGACACTCGTTAATTCGCTAAATACTATATCTTGGTGGCATAGTGAGCCACGGGGCAATTAAGTGCAATTACTTGGACAGGCGTTACTCACTAAACGGTGCGAAACCGAATCCGAGAAACAGCCAACTTACCACTCGAGTAGACATCGATGGCCTTGAAGGCCTCCATGTCGCCGTTGGCGATGCGGTAGTTGAGATAGTACGTCTGGTTCTCGTAGATGTACTCGCCCTTGCTGCCGGTGCAGATGCGGATGTCGTTGAGGAGATCGCTGGCCAGGTGCTCGGAGCCCACGATCAGCAGGTTGAGCGTGCggtcgctgccgctgccggaACTCTTCCAGCCCCCGCCGCTGGGCGCCTTGTGGTTGCCGGCCGACTTGTCGGACAGCACCTCCTCAATGAGGCTGTCCACACAGTTGTAGAAGAAGGGGCAGTGGTCGCGGATGGGGCAGTGGATGAAGCGCAGGTGCTGGACCAGCATCAGGCGACGCTCCTGGTCCAGGCGATCGAGCATCTTGTAGCGCGAGTCCTCCTGGATGACATCGGTGATCTGGCGCACATCCTCCTGCGTGATGTTGTCCACGTTCTTGAACTGCAGAAAGTATTGGGCgtgctccagcagcagctccacgaAGTTCTGCTTGCTCTTCTCGATGATGTCGTCCTGGTGGATGTCGTAGATTTGCTGGCAGTCGTGCTCCGAGAGCGCCTCGAAGCATTCGCGGCCCATGAAGAGCACTCGCACCTCGGACAGCTGCTTGCCGGGCGTCACAAAACCAGACTCCTCCAGCAGCATCTTGAACTGCTGCTTCCATCTGCGGGAGAAACAAGGGGGGAGGAGGTTTAAAATGAGTTAGcataccaaaataaaaactgtgATAAGACAATAAGTGTGTTATTTGATTCTATGGTTGGATCCGATAAAACAACTCGGTTTTGCTATGCGACTCACCCGATCTTCTTCTTGTCCTGCTGCACCGAGTTCAAGTAGTTGCGGAAGACGGTCTCTGCCTCGGAGGTCTCTAGCACGTCGAACGGAATGCGGGCCTCGTCCTCCGCCTCGTCCATGTCCACCAGCTCCGTCCACGAGGCCTGCGGGCACTCGAAGAAGTACTGCTCGAACTCGATGTGGTTCTGCAGATAGTTCCTGGCGCACTCCCACGCATCGTCGTCGCTGATGTTGAGCGCCCCGATGTCCGGCAGCAGGTACTCCAGGGCCAGTGCGAACTTGTCCAAATACTGATGTAGCTTCTTGTTGAGATGGTCGTCGCGCAGCTTCTTCATGTGCCGCCGGAAGAGCTTCTGGCCGGCCTCGTGGCCGAAGATGTTGAGGAACTCGTTCCACTCGCGGTACTGCGACAGCATCTTGGAGCCCTGCGTCCACAGGACGTGGTAGTCGGTGATCTGGTTGCGAATGAGTCGCGTCACCGCCTCCGAGCGTGTGTCCAGGAGCTCCTTGCGCGACTTGGCCGACTCCTGGTAGGAGATGATCTTGACCCGGTTCTTAACCTTGTCGATCATCTGGGCGAGCAGGAGGAAGGCCAGGTCGATGTTGATGCTCTCGTGGGCCGACGTCTCGATCAGCTGAACGGTGCTCTTGTAGTCCTTGCGCTGGCTTATCTTCTCCGCCTCGCGCACATACAGCTCGTAGGCGTCGTCGTTCTTGGTGGTCACCAGCACCAGCGGCTTCTTGTTCTTCAGTATGGTGGCGATGACGTTCTGCACGAACTCCACCTGCTTCTCCACACTGCGGTTGGGCACCGGGCTCACATCGAAGACGACCACGAAGCCATCGATGCTGAGCCGGCCGTCGGGCATCACCTTCTGCTCGTACTCCTTCTCGATGCCCAGCTGATTCTTGCATATGTACATGAGCTTCTCCGCGGAGAAGACCTTGGTGGCCGTGCAGCGCTTCGAGTAGGGGTCCATCTTTCCCACCTTGAAGGCCTGGAAGGTGGAGTCGTCCATGAACTCGGTCTGCTCGATGATGTTGAACTGGTACTCGACGCCCTCGTCCGTCGTCTTGCGCACATCGCCCCAGTAGAGGAAGTGGTCGTTGTTCACGATCCGGCCACTGAAGTCGCTCTGGCTGAGCACTGATATGTGATCGATGAAGTAGTCGTCGGCCATCGGGCGCATGAATCTGTTGCACAGGCATGACTTGCCCACGCCCACCTGGCCGCGGTCCTTTTCGGTCCCGGATAGTCCAATGACCGAGATGTTAAACTGACGCATCTTGACGTACCTGCGGGATTAGAATGGTGATGGTGGTGAGTGCCGTCCGACTAGTCTATTCAAATCGCAGCAAATCAAGTAATTCGCGAGGGGTTCTCTGGTTCTTTTTGGCCATAAGCACGACTACAGCCTTATCAGGTCGATAAGGTGGTATCTCCACCGACTTCGATTCCAAACACGCCTATGAAAATCATCAGGCGCCCTGCCAGCTTATCAAAATATCGCTATGTTGTAACCTGGTTGGGCATATCCATCACAAATCGATTCACTAGCCTCCTACAAATAACTTAGTCTATACCTATGCAAGGCGCACAAAGCGTTTATGTAAGACGATATGATACATTTCTCCTATTTTTCACCTCCAGGTGATATTTCCCACAGTTGTTGTGAGGGTAAGATGGGATACCACCACCCCATGGGTTTTTCCTGCTAATAGGATCTCTTTGTGTTCTAGGCACCGTCCCATTCCTCCCTCTCATCCCACTTTTCACCGCACCAATGCGAAGTTCTCCTTTTATCCAAGATAACCCTGTGAGACACTATACTAGGGCACTTTGTCGTGGCCACTGCACTATAAATACCCAATATGCCGGAACGATGCGATCTCTGGCACCTCAGGCTTGCCCCTGTATGGGAACTGCCATGGGGCACGATCTGCGGAGTGTACCTTGGGCTCTATCTTTGTTTACGTGGAGGTGGCAGCCTGTGTTCAGGGATCTGCTGGGTTCCGAGGACTTTTCCACGGGAAGTCGCGATGACGATTACCCAAGATAACCTTGTGCGAGATGCGGGATGCGAGCTGGAGACCGCCCCCGCTGGCCCGCACCACTGCGCACTGCCAGGGGGCCGCAGGACCTTCGCATTTTCGCACACTTTTCGCCAGTCTAGGCTTTGTCGTGGGCTCCGCTGGCTACAACTACGCAGTTACGGATACATCCACGGAGCGAGCGAGAGCGAGAGATGGGCTGCTGCGGCGACAAGAGTGGAAAACGCGAAGGCAGTTTTCCTAAGCCGGCGCTAATCGGAAAATCAATCCTGGCGATTTGCGGACATCCCCAGCGGGGTTTGGACTTCACAACTTCACATATCACAGCGGGCGTTTACCTGTCTTTTCTGTTGGTTTATGTGGCTAGTTTTTACACGACATTTTCGGCAAGTAGGAAAGTCGGTCTGCAACAAATCCTTTTTCCGTCCTGACTGCGGCGGCTGCTCTGCCGCGCCGCTGCCTTCGGCGCTGCGAACGCGGGCGCAGCTCGCTCTCCTCCAGCCTGGAATGCTCTCCTCGAGGGAGAGTGGAAGGCCAGAGAGAGCGCGGCGTGGGTGGAAGCGATTGcggtttgttgttgctgctgccgccgctgctgctgcactcCAATTTGTTGCTGTTATCCTCGAGTGGGAGTGTGCCAAGGcgtgcgcctgtgtgtgtgccgtGGCAGCCTCAACGAGAgtggaaataataaattccCCACCGAGCTTTAATTGAGTTTTTCCGGCGCACAGCACACAGCACACAGCGGCACACACATGTGGGCGAGTGCAGTGCGAGCAGCGCAGAAGCGAAATTGGAGCTGCAACAGATTTCCTGTACGTTCCCCGGGCTGCACAGCATTCGGGAATTATTGTTGTTTATTGGAAGGACGGcacagcaccagcagcagcagcaggaagaGAGGGGCGAGAGGCGATGGCGATACGGCGATAAGAGAGAGCGGCCCAGCACTGCAAGTGCATGTGCAACGGTACAATTACACAAACACGGACGGGTGGGGCGGGAGCGCGAGAGAGGCGCGGAGAGGCAGAGCGTTTCGGAAAATTCAGTTGAGACTCAGAGGTTCAGATTTTGTTGCAGAAACCGAAAcaggggcaggggcgggggcagaggcagaggcagaaacagaaaagaaaaacactgTTGCCGCATCCGTCTAGCCATCCCGCTCGGGCGCGCACACTCCCAGCATCGCGGCATCTCGCTctctgcgtgtgtgtggaCAGTGGACAATTACCTGCAGCTGCGCACAAAGAACTCGAGCGGAGTCCTCCTAGACCCCGACTGGCTCGGTCTTCCAGCCGTGGTCACTCCGCGAAATACCAAACAAATGCAGTGCCAGCCTATTTATTTGCCTTAACTTGCTTTTCCCCCGCGAAACTctcactcacgcacacacgtGCACAGCCACAAGCggacgcacacacacacaggcctGGGGGAGAGGATAGCGAGCGGGAGCGGGTGCGAGAGAGGCGGGGAGCAGCGCGTACACAACGTATACAAAAGAAGACAATTACGAGTCAGCATCGAAGCGCACACTGGAAAAGGAGTCGAAGGGTCCCGCGACTCAGGGGCAAACGGCCAAACTCAATGACGGGCGCTTCGCAGGCACGCGCGCACGCACGCTACTCACAATTATTGCACTTGCACTCCAATGCGGGGGTTCGAGTTTACAATTTCGGTTCGAGCAATTCACATCCGAGCTTTAATttgacaacaacaaaaactagTGCTGGCACTGGCTCGGCGACGGCCCGAAACTATCGATTGCGCGGCGGCCCACGTGGCAACGCCGGGCGCGGTGGGTGCACCGGCTAAGTCACGGCTAACCATCGATAGGCGGGCTAGAGCAATCGATAACAGGCGGTTTGAATTCAAAGTTCAAATTTACATGCAAAATTATAGAGTTTAGTCAAATAATGTAAAGTGTGATATATTGTTTTGcgattttatattattttatttttatggtattttatgcattgtttctgtttttatgCATTAGGCTTAATCATTGTTTCTACAAAGGCAAGATAGTTCGTATAGTTGTAGTTCTGCCAGGAAGCCCAGCTTATtccattatttaatttcctgAGGGCTTCACTTTGGTCATTACACTCTTCGGTGTGAGCAAGTGCCAGTTCAGGTCTGCGCCTTAGTTCGCCCTTCAAGATGTGCGATTCCACGGCACCGTGAAGCGGTTTCCGCTGCACTGAGTTTCCAATGTCTGTGTGTCAGCGACTTCCTTCAAGAACCAAGAACGAACCTACTTCGATGAATCGCAATTATTGGGGCAACAGTGAAAGATTACCTTGTTGTTAATCTCTTagggaatatatatataaatacaagtGTACAAAACGATAACTAGGCTATGTTGTAAAGTTAGTTCATCTGGAAGTACTATTCCTAGTTACTACACCCACGCGAT containing:
- the LOC108023455 gene encoding rho GTPase-activating protein 190 isoform X1, which codes for MRQFNISVIGLSGTEKDRGQVGVGKSCLCNRFMRPMADDYFIDHISVLSQSDFSGRIVNNDHFLYWGDVRKTTDEGVEYQFNIIEQTEFMDDSTFQAFKVGKMDPYSKRCTATKVFSAEKLMYICKNQLGIEKEYEQKVMPDGRLSIDGFVVVFDVSPVPNRSVEKQVEFVQNVIATILKNKKPLVLVTTKNDDAYELYVREAEKISQRKDYKSTVQLIETSAHESINIDLAFLLLAQMIDKVKNRVKIISYQESAKSRKELLDTRSEAVTRLIRNQITDYHVLWTQGSKMLSQYREWNEFLNIFGHEAGQKLFRRHMKKLRDDHLNKKLHQYLDKFALALEYLLPDIGALNISDDDAWECARNYLQNHIEFEQYFFECPQASWTELVDMDEAEDEARIPFDVLETSEAETVFRNYLNSVQQDKKKIGWKQQFKMLLEESGFVTPGKQLSEVRVLFMGRECFEALSEHDCQQIYDIHQDDIIEKSKQNFVELLLEHAQYFLQFKNVDNITQEDVRQITDVIQEDSRYKMLDRLDQERRLMLVQHLRFIHCPIRDHCPFFYNCVDSLIEEVLSDKSAGNHKAPSGGGWKSSGSGSDRTLNLLIVGSEHLASDLLNDIRICTGSKGEYIYENQTYYLNYRIANGDMEAFKAIDVYSSGLICVYSNQQSFETLKDNLERTLLCNLELEDKFENLPIVLVYQPQDLKENEVEYLRNEGMRLSEMLHCDFIDHTQNHQKYVYDILNIVILSLKLTEMKSYEPYPSNHTDLRILCCIFCGDQYDIENIVQPLVAESTLVKASEHSVIVDVFIGDAKRRVEFILSSYHGTSQYRDELIHGYIYFYSAKRRSSLANLSILAAQNANIPLQIIAVTESGGVNAFFNSDICQFLITEGNAVADRFKGSFMTFSADQYVKFAFYNPFLKTAWDNKYEVENLHVEESITLDSGEGTLENSVNQMPRPPPRHESYMLSNTLGTDGSGSENYEMAPTRSLNSLNEERDISLDEIYDDNEKPKHLHQRFQIFPPPTTPPEPAPPDHQLITCTYKSQFVSASESSLEEITSDVSGSKDSLATHDAEWLEDKSDGRRNMNKNSIWNNFSGSTHAYTTGRRHIDSNLNKIRPKGPSQTLKVGEAPSRNCPAMSSSTFTLPTQQPGKLNMKNFQLVSDAVAKMNFTGSGSGSGSGSGSGSTGLGLGLGTGGSGSMADSYLEPCDKDGKRYDHAQLDGEDEDSEELAEYEQIYENEDCTESDSCASSTERRVRQQNAYYKASKKPVAAKKQKKKKVAIPVQTPRVPPFGSYVSPPEIPLHYQRMVAGGGGGPGEKKKPEPCVPDFMKSDKSPEYSMVPELAAAGIFGSENLPEYSAKCLKEYEKLEKLEKRRLKEETARLRKLQEKEKEQEKKLKRKLKQNSKGLVESAEAQFGKLMISSEQGEIPVFLNKCVEFIEKEGLDSEGIYRVPGSRAHVDMLFQRFEEDTSTEIDALDIPVNAVATALKDFFSKRLPPLFSKDIIKELEEIAGSRGVGNSKLNVEVKTDRSCRLIALKSLLQKLPPINFAILKYIFQHFVHVSDNSKLNSMDSKNLAICWWPTLIPIDFTDMGHFEQLRPYLEDIVQTMIDQFPYLFCGKDAFVMV
- the LOC108023455 gene encoding rho GTPase-activating protein 190 isoform X6 gives rise to the protein MRQFNISVIGLSGTEKDRGQVGVGKSCLCNRFMRPMADDYFIDHISVLSQSDFSGRIVNNDHFLYWGDVRKTTDEGVEYQFNIIEQTEFMDDSTFQAFKVGKMDPYSKRCTATKVFSAEKLMYICKNQLGIEKEYEQKVMPDGRLSIDGFVVVFDVSPVPNRSVEKQVEFVQNVIATILKNKKPLVLVTTKNDDAYELYVREAEKISQRKDYKSTVQLIETSAHESINIDLAFLLLAQMIDKVKNRVKIISYQESAKSRKELLDTRSEAVTRLIRNQITDYHVLWTQGSKMLSQYREWNEFLNIFGHEAGQKLFRRHMKKLRDDHLNKKLHQYLDKFALALEYLLPDIGALNISDDDAWECARNYLQNHIEFEQYFFECPQASWTELVDMDEAEDEARIPFDVLETSEAETVFRNYLNSVQQDKKKIGWKQQFKMLLEESGFVTPGKQLSEVRVLFMGRECFEALSEHDCQQIYDIHQDDIIEKSKQNFVELLLEHAQYFLQFKNVDNITQEDVRQITDVIQEDSRYKMLDRLDQERRLMLVQHLRFIHCPIRDHCPFFYNCVDSLIEEVLSDKSAGNHKAPSGGGWKSSGSGSDRTLNLLIVGSEHLASDLLNDIRICTGSKGEYIYENQTYYLNYRIANGDMEAFKAIDVYSSGLICVYSNQQSFETLKDNLERTLLCNLELEDKFENLPIVLVYQPQDLKENEVEYLRNEGMRLSEMLHCDFIDHTQNHQKYVYDILNIVILSLKLTEMKSYEPYPSNHTDLRILCCIFCGDQYDIENIVQPLVAESTLVKASEHSVIVDVFIGDAKRRVEFILSSYHGTSQYRDELIHGYIYFYSAKRRSSLANLSILAAQNANIPLQIIAVTESGGVNAFFNSDICQFLITEGNAVADRFKGSFMTFSADQYVKFAFYNPFLKTAWDNKYEVENLHVEESITLDSGEGTLENSVNQMPRPPPRHESYMLSNTLGTDGSGSENYEMAPTRSLNSLNEERDISLDEIYDDNEKPKHLHQNCTESDSCASSTERRVRQQNAYYKASKKPVAAKKQKKKKVAIPVQTPRVPPFGSYVSPPEIPLHYQRMVAGGGGGPGEKKKPEPCVPDFMKSDKSPEYSMVPELAAAGIFGSENLPEYSAKCLKEYEKLEKLEKRRLKEETARLRKLQEKEKEQEKKLKRKLKQNSKGLVESAEAQFGKLMISSEQGEIPVFLNKCVEFIEKEGLDSEGIYRVPGSRAHVDMLFQRFEEDTSTEIDALDIPVNAVATALKDFFSKRLPPLFSKDIIKELEEIAGSRGVGNSKLNVEVKTDRSCRLIALKSLLQKLPPINFAILKYIFQHFVHVSDNSKLNSMDSKNLAICWWPTLIPIDFTDMGHFEQLRPYLEDIVQTMIDQFPYLFCGKDAFVMV